From the genome of Amycolatopsis sp. NBC_01488, one region includes:
- a CDS encoding amidohydrolase, whose translation MEWHEELHDRADERIEYLAERLWAVATALHERPELSYEEHAAAERLTGELAADGFEVETGVAGLPTAFLARAGTGRPCVALLLEYDALPGLGHACGHNLIAAAGLGAALAARELLADSPGSLLVVGCPAEERGGGKVALAEAGVFDDVDAALMVHPGVHSWSWAPLTAQVELKVTFHGRAAHPTGDPEAGIDALAALIQAFGAVSALRQRLPAGAHVQGIITHGGEATNIVPDHAEGRFGLRALTTDALDRLAEDVATCAQGAALATGAKVTVERLGRGYAHFRDNPVLSERFTEHLAACGIHATPPAPGVYLGSSDIGDVSVRVPAIHPFVAITAEEYSDHTPEFAAAAASPRGRSAMLASAAALARTAIDLRTHPALVSRAWDCFRDSERNGR comes from the coding sequence ATGGAATGGCACGAAGAGCTGCACGATCGCGCCGACGAACGGATCGAGTACCTGGCCGAGCGGCTGTGGGCCGTCGCCACCGCGCTGCACGAGCGGCCGGAACTGTCCTATGAGGAGCACGCGGCCGCCGAGCGCCTGACCGGTGAGCTGGCCGCGGACGGCTTCGAGGTGGAAACCGGGGTCGCCGGGCTGCCCACGGCGTTCCTCGCGCGGGCCGGGACCGGCCGCCCGTGCGTCGCGCTGCTGCTCGAATACGACGCGCTGCCCGGCCTCGGGCACGCCTGCGGGCACAACCTGATCGCCGCGGCCGGCCTCGGCGCCGCGCTGGCGGCGCGGGAGCTGCTGGCCGACAGCCCGGGCTCGCTGCTCGTGGTGGGGTGTCCCGCCGAGGAACGCGGTGGCGGCAAGGTGGCGCTGGCCGAGGCCGGCGTCTTCGACGACGTCGACGCGGCCCTGATGGTCCACCCCGGAGTGCACTCGTGGTCCTGGGCGCCGCTGACCGCGCAGGTGGAGCTGAAGGTGACGTTCCACGGCCGCGCCGCCCACCCGACCGGCGACCCCGAAGCGGGCATCGACGCGCTCGCCGCGCTGATCCAGGCGTTCGGCGCGGTGTCGGCGCTGCGGCAGCGGCTGCCCGCGGGCGCGCATGTCCAGGGCATCATCACCCACGGTGGCGAGGCGACGAACATCGTCCCCGACCACGCCGAAGGCCGTTTCGGCCTGCGCGCGCTGACGACCGACGCGCTGGACCGCCTGGCCGAGGACGTCGCGACGTGCGCACAAGGCGCGGCGCTCGCCACGGGCGCGAAGGTGACCGTCGAACGCCTCGGCCGCGGCTACGCGCACTTCCGCGACAACCCGGTGCTGTCCGAGCGGTTCACCGAGCACCTGGCGGCGTGCGGCATCCACGCGACCCCGCCGGCGCCCGGGGTGTACCTGGGCTCGTCCGACATCGGCGACGTCAGCGTCCGCGTCCCGGCGATCCACCCGTTCGTGGCGATCACGGCGGAGGAGTACTCGGACCACACGCCGGAGTTCGCCGCGGCCGCGGCGAGCCCGCGCGGGCGATCGGCGATGCTCGCCTCGGCGGCGGCACTGGCCCGGACGGCGATCGACCTGCGCACGCACCCGGCGCTGGTCAGCCGGGCCTGGGACTGCTTCCGCGACTCGGAACGCAACGGCCGCTGA
- a CDS encoding alpha/beta hydrolase, whose amino-acid sequence MVSVQAKVKMALLRASGQKRFYDNASALHHRLPRHQKPSMARPPRKVRRRCDVERREVHGFPCYTFRPRSGASDGLHVLHLHGGGYVEQVEKHHWKYAADLVTRLGCTVTLPVYPLVPHHDHTATIPMVQAAYDGITAGRVVVSGDSAGGALALAIAQNLRAAGRPQPERLILYSPWLDVLLADPVSELLDETDPMLGIAGLREAGRMYAEGTDPHDPLVSPIHADLSGLAPITLFIGTRDVLLPDARRFRRRAEEAGTEIDYREYTGMFHNWLMQAIPEGVEAMNHVERLLRRRPVSAATG is encoded by the coding sequence GTGGTCAGTGTCCAGGCGAAGGTCAAGATGGCGTTGCTCCGGGCGTCGGGGCAGAAACGGTTCTACGACAACGCTTCCGCACTGCACCACCGGCTCCCGCGGCACCAGAAGCCGTCGATGGCCCGGCCGCCGCGCAAGGTGCGGCGGCGGTGCGACGTCGAACGGCGCGAGGTGCACGGCTTCCCCTGCTACACGTTCCGGCCGCGCTCGGGCGCCTCGGACGGCCTCCACGTGCTGCACCTGCACGGCGGCGGGTACGTCGAGCAGGTCGAGAAGCACCATTGGAAGTACGCGGCCGATCTGGTCACGCGGCTCGGCTGCACGGTGACCCTCCCGGTGTACCCGCTGGTGCCGCACCACGACCACACGGCGACGATCCCGATGGTGCAGGCCGCCTACGACGGGATCACGGCCGGGCGCGTGGTGGTCTCCGGCGACTCGGCGGGCGGCGCGCTGGCGCTGGCGATCGCCCAGAACCTCCGCGCGGCCGGGCGGCCGCAGCCCGAACGGCTGATCCTCTACTCGCCGTGGCTGGACGTCCTGCTGGCGGACCCGGTTTCGGAACTGCTCGACGAGACCGACCCGATGCTGGGCATCGCGGGGCTGCGCGAGGCGGGCCGGATGTACGCCGAGGGCACGGACCCCCACGACCCGCTGGTCAGCCCGATCCACGCGGACCTGAGCGGGCTCGCCCCGATCACGCTGTTCATCGGGACGCGGGACGTCCTGCTGCCGGACGCCCGCCGGTTCCGCCGTCGCGCCGAGGAGGCGGGGACGGAGATCGACTACCGCGAGTACACCGGGATGTTCCACAACTGGCTCATGCAGGCGATCCCGGAAGGCGTGGAAGCGATGAACCACGTGGAGCGTCTCCTCCGGCGACGGCCGGTGAGCGCGGCCACGGGTTGA
- a CDS encoding TauD/TfdA dioxygenase family protein, giving the protein MTAISTDVRKITGRIGAEIIGLDPAGDLDAAQVAFLADALHEHKALVFRNTELDDEGQQRFAARFGELTKAHPTVPAVDGAPTILPVDSELGRANHWHTDVTFVLNPPKASTLRSLVVPPYGGETLIANAAAAYRDLPEPLRAFADTLRAVHTNDYDYVQPPETVDDQEQARRAQFVSRKYRTVHPVVRVHPVTGERGLFIGGFAQRIEGLSVSESRDLLRLLQSYVTRPENVVRVAWEPNQLVLFDNRITQHYAIDNYDGLPRRLNRVTVAGDVPVGIDGRWSESLEGDASHYTSVA; this is encoded by the coding sequence ATGACCGCGATCAGCACCGACGTCCGCAAGATCACCGGGAGGATCGGCGCCGAGATCATCGGCCTCGACCCGGCAGGCGACCTCGACGCCGCCCAGGTGGCGTTCCTCGCCGACGCCCTGCACGAGCACAAGGCCCTGGTGTTCCGGAACACCGAACTCGACGACGAAGGCCAGCAGCGCTTCGCCGCGCGCTTCGGCGAGCTGACGAAAGCCCACCCGACGGTGCCCGCCGTCGACGGCGCGCCGACGATCCTGCCGGTGGACAGCGAGCTGGGCCGGGCCAACCACTGGCACACCGACGTCACGTTCGTGCTCAACCCGCCGAAGGCCAGCACGCTGCGCAGCCTCGTGGTGCCGCCCTACGGCGGGGAGACCCTGATCGCGAACGCCGCGGCGGCCTACCGGGACCTGCCCGAGCCGCTGCGGGCGTTCGCCGACACGCTGCGGGCGGTGCACACCAACGACTACGACTACGTCCAGCCGCCGGAAACGGTGGACGACCAGGAGCAGGCACGGCGGGCCCAGTTCGTCTCGCGCAAGTACCGGACCGTGCACCCGGTGGTGCGGGTGCACCCGGTGACCGGCGAGCGCGGCCTGTTCATCGGCGGGTTCGCGCAGCGGATCGAGGGCCTGTCGGTGAGCGAGTCGCGGGACCTGTTGCGGCTGCTGCAGTCCTACGTGACGCGGCCGGAGAACGTCGTGCGCGTCGCGTGGGAGCCGAACCAGCTGGTGCTGTTCGACAACCGGATCACCCAGCACTACGCGATCGACAACTACGACGGCCTGCCGCGGCGGCTGAACCGCGTCACGGTGGCCGGGGACGTCCCGGTGGGCATCGACGGCCGGTGGAGCGAATCCCTCGAGGGTGACGCCTCGCACTACACCTCCGTCGCCTAG
- a CDS encoding LLM class flavin-dependent oxidoreductase, with amino-acid sequence MMHLNAFVMPNGHHEAAWRHPSTDPHRARTLQHYVDIARTAERGKLDSLFLADGVALWGNVKHNSHSHFEPLTLLSALAASTVHIGLIATASTTYNEPYHLARKFASLDHLSGGRAGWNIVTSAGIDEARNFNLAKRPAHAARYDRAEEFVEVVKKLRDSWDDDAALVDRASGVYADTDRIRPIAHDGAHFQVHGPLNIERPPQGHPLLVQAGSSETGKEYAARHAEAVFTAQQTYPEGKAFYDDVKGRLAKYGRTPDEIKILPGISPILGRTEAEAREREAELNALITPDYGLRQLSKMLDHDVTGYPLDGPLPDVGSFTEGGQSRFELVVGLARREDLTIRQLLERLAGGRGHRVFAGTPVQVADELEAWFTGGAADGFNVMPPTLPGGLDDFVDLVVPELQRRGLFRTEYSGTTLREHYGLARPVNRTRVKEPA; translated from the coding sequence ATGATGCACCTCAACGCGTTCGTGATGCCGAACGGCCACCACGAAGCCGCGTGGCGGCACCCGTCGACCGACCCGCACCGGGCCCGGACACTGCAGCACTACGTGGACATCGCGCGGACCGCCGAACGCGGCAAGCTCGACTCGCTGTTCCTCGCCGACGGCGTGGCGTTGTGGGGCAACGTGAAGCACAACTCCCACAGCCACTTCGAGCCGCTGACGCTGCTGTCCGCGCTCGCCGCGTCGACAGTCCACATCGGACTGATCGCGACGGCGTCGACGACGTACAACGAGCCGTACCACCTGGCGCGGAAGTTCGCCTCGCTCGACCACCTCTCCGGCGGCCGCGCGGGCTGGAACATCGTCACGTCGGCGGGGATCGACGAAGCCCGGAACTTCAACCTCGCCAAGCGGCCCGCGCACGCGGCACGGTACGACCGGGCCGAGGAGTTCGTCGAGGTCGTCAAGAAGCTGCGGGACAGCTGGGACGACGATGCCGCGCTCGTCGACCGCGCGTCCGGCGTCTACGCCGACACCGACCGGATCCGGCCGATCGCCCACGACGGGGCGCACTTCCAGGTCCACGGGCCGCTCAACATCGAACGGCCACCCCAGGGTCACCCGTTGCTGGTGCAGGCGGGCTCGTCCGAGACCGGCAAGGAGTACGCGGCGCGCCACGCCGAAGCCGTGTTCACCGCGCAGCAGACTTATCCCGAGGGCAAGGCGTTCTACGACGACGTCAAGGGACGGCTCGCGAAGTACGGCCGGACACCCGACGAGATCAAGATCCTGCCCGGCATCTCGCCGATCCTCGGCCGCACCGAGGCCGAGGCCCGCGAGCGCGAGGCCGAGCTGAACGCGCTGATCACGCCGGACTACGGGCTGCGGCAGCTGTCGAAGATGCTCGACCACGACGTCACCGGCTATCCCCTCGACGGCCCGCTGCCGGACGTCGGCAGCTTCACCGAAGGCGGCCAGAGCCGGTTCGAGCTGGTCGTCGGCCTGGCCCGGCGCGAGGACCTGACCATCCGGCAGTTGCTGGAACGGCTGGCCGGCGGCCGCGGGCACCGCGTCTTCGCCGGGACGCCGGTCCAGGTCGCCGACGAGCTGGAGGCCTGGTTCACCGGCGGCGCCGCCGACGGCTTCAACGTCATGCCGCCCACCCTGCCCGGCGGGCTCGACGACTTCGTCGACCTCGTCGTCCCGGAACTGCAGCGGCGCGGGCTCTTCCGCACCGAGTACTCCGGCACCACCCTGCGCGAGCACTACGGCCTCGCGCGACCCGTCAACCGCACCCGAGTGAAGGAGCCCGCATGA
- a CDS encoding ABC transporter permease: MTTTLEAPAVHTGPAPAAPANRRWRKRFTRAVHGSAAVVLFVALWELVPRFVLDESTRTFLPPLSEDLRALVDLALDGELEDHLLASIGRSAAGFAIAVGVAVPIGLLIGWYRPVARFLQPLLELARNTAALALLPVFTLLLGIGELSKVTLVVYACVWPVLLNTIAGVNTVDPLLVKAARSLGLSSPRLFRKVILPSAVPTVFTGIRMAASYSILVLVAAEMVGAKAGLGYLINTSQVNFQIQQMYAGIIAVSVLGVIVNQGFVVLERRFSTWRPKEKP, from the coding sequence ATGACCACCACCCTCGAAGCCCCGGCGGTCCACACCGGACCCGCGCCGGCGGCCCCGGCGAACCGCCGGTGGCGCAAGCGGTTCACCCGCGCCGTGCACGGCTCGGCCGCGGTCGTCCTGTTCGTGGCCCTCTGGGAGCTGGTCCCCCGGTTCGTCCTCGACGAGAGCACGCGAACGTTCCTGCCACCGCTCTCGGAAGACCTGCGAGCGCTGGTGGATCTCGCGCTCGACGGCGAACTCGAGGACCACCTGCTGGCCAGCATCGGCCGGTCGGCCGCCGGGTTCGCGATCGCCGTCGGCGTCGCGGTGCCGATCGGCTTGCTGATCGGCTGGTACCGGCCGGTCGCCCGGTTCCTGCAGCCGCTGCTGGAACTGGCCCGCAACACCGCCGCGCTGGCGCTGCTCCCGGTGTTCACGCTGCTGCTGGGCATCGGCGAGCTGTCGAAGGTCACCCTGGTCGTGTACGCGTGCGTCTGGCCGGTGCTGCTCAACACCATCGCCGGGGTCAACACGGTCGATCCGCTGCTGGTGAAGGCGGCGCGCTCGCTCGGGCTGTCCAGCCCGCGGCTGTTCCGGAAGGTGATCCTGCCCTCGGCCGTGCCGACGGTGTTCACCGGCATCCGGATGGCGGCGTCCTATTCGATCCTGGTGCTGGTGGCGGCCGAGATGGTCGGCGCGAAGGCCGGGCTCGGCTACCTGATCAACACCAGCCAGGTGAACTTCCAGATCCAGCAGATGTACGCCGGGATCATCGCGGTCTCGGTCCTCGGAGTCATCGTCAACCAGGGCTTCGTCGTCCTCGAACGGCGGTTTTCCACCTGGCGTCCCAAGGAGAAGCCATGA
- a CDS encoding ABC transporter ATP-binding protein — protein sequence MISIRSVTKTFGALTALDDVSLDVADGTFLSLVGPSGSGKSTLLDLLGGLTTPTSGEVLIDGEPVRGPGLDRGVVFQQYALFPWRTARANVEFGLEGGSLGKRQRAERAREYLSLVGLSGFEDRYPHELSGGMKQRVAIARSLAYDPAVLLMDEPFAALDAQTREQLQDELLRIWRRTGKTIVFITHGIDEAVYLGQRVAVLTSRPGRLKAVVDVDLGDRAGDVRSDPAFGRQRHRLWELLHDEVRKAAEHERSAVG from the coding sequence GTGATCAGCATCCGGTCGGTCACCAAGACCTTCGGCGCGCTCACCGCGCTGGACGACGTCTCCCTCGACGTCGCCGACGGCACGTTCCTCTCCCTCGTCGGGCCGAGCGGGTCGGGCAAGTCGACGCTGCTCGACCTGCTCGGCGGGCTCACCACCCCGACGTCGGGCGAGGTGCTGATCGACGGCGAGCCGGTGCGCGGCCCCGGTCTCGACCGCGGGGTCGTCTTCCAGCAGTACGCGCTGTTCCCGTGGCGGACCGCCCGTGCCAACGTCGAGTTCGGCCTCGAAGGCGGCTCGCTCGGGAAGCGGCAGCGGGCCGAGCGAGCCCGGGAATACCTTTCCCTGGTCGGGCTTTCCGGCTTCGAAGACCGCTACCCGCACGAGCTGTCCGGCGGGATGAAGCAGCGCGTCGCGATCGCCCGCAGCCTCGCCTACGACCCGGCCGTGCTGCTGATGGACGAGCCGTTCGCCGCCCTCGACGCGCAGACCCGCGAGCAGCTGCAGGACGAGCTGCTGCGGATCTGGCGCCGCACCGGCAAGACGATCGTGTTCATCACCCACGGCATCGACGAGGCCGTCTACCTGGGACAGCGGGTGGCCGTGCTGACCTCGCGGCCCGGGCGGCTCAAGGCCGTCGTCGACGTCGACCTCGGCGACCGCGCCGGTGACGTCCGGTCCGACCCGGCGTTCGGGCGGCAGCGGCACCGGCTCTGGGAACTGCTGCACGACGAGGTCCGCAAGGCGGCCGAACACGAACGGAGTGCCGTCGGATGA
- a CDS encoding ABC transporter substrate-binding protein, translating into MKKTLPLLAAAAVLLAGCTSATATGAPGQPEKLELRYQGSANSVTLPELAEDLGYFGPVKLKWVGNTISGPQDIQSAATDQTDFGGAFTGAVVKLVEAGAPVKAVVNYYGSDDKAFIGYYTKEDSPIRTARDLIGKKVGVNTAGANLEAALDTWLKKQGLSDDEIKQVQLVVIPPINAEQALRNGQLDVVALQGILQDHAVAAGGVRSLFSDVQAFGPYNGGPYVLRTDFIKKYPETTKIFVSGVAKAIEWERTTPREQVIARFTKIIQARGRNENTDTLKYWKSVGITRGGLISDRDYTLWEPWLKQGYIKGDRIDTSKLYTNEFNPYRADAPAVTK; encoded by the coding sequence GTGAAGAAAACCTTGCCCCTCTTGGCCGCCGCCGCGGTGCTGCTCGCCGGGTGCACGTCGGCCACGGCGACCGGCGCGCCCGGGCAGCCGGAAAAGCTGGAACTGCGCTACCAGGGCAGCGCGAACTCCGTGACCCTGCCCGAGCTCGCCGAGGACTTGGGCTACTTCGGCCCGGTCAAGCTGAAGTGGGTCGGCAACACGATCAGCGGCCCGCAGGACATCCAGTCCGCGGCCACCGACCAGACCGACTTCGGCGGCGCCTTCACCGGGGCGGTCGTCAAGCTCGTCGAAGCGGGCGCACCGGTCAAGGCGGTCGTCAACTACTACGGCTCCGACGACAAGGCGTTCATCGGCTACTACACCAAAGAGGACAGTCCGATCCGGACCGCCCGCGACCTGATCGGCAAGAAGGTCGGCGTCAACACCGCGGGCGCGAACCTCGAAGCCGCGCTCGACACCTGGCTGAAGAAGCAGGGCCTCTCCGACGACGAGATCAAGCAGGTGCAGCTCGTCGTCATCCCGCCGATCAACGCCGAACAGGCGCTGCGCAACGGCCAGCTCGACGTCGTCGCGCTGCAGGGCATCCTGCAGGACCACGCCGTCGCGGCCGGCGGCGTCCGCTCGCTGTTCAGCGACGTCCAGGCGTTCGGGCCCTACAACGGCGGGCCGTACGTGCTGCGCACCGACTTCATCAAGAAGTACCCGGAGACGACGAAGATCTTCGTCTCCGGCGTCGCGAAGGCGATCGAGTGGGAACGCACCACCCCGCGCGAGCAGGTGATCGCCCGCTTCACCAAGATCATCCAGGCCCGGGGCCGCAACGAGAACACCGACACGCTCAAGTACTGGAAGAGCGTCGGCATCACCCGCGGCGGCCTCATTTCGGACCGGGACTACACGCTCTGGGAGCCGTGGCTGAAGCAGGGCTACATCAAGGGCGACCGGATCGACACCTCGAAGCTCTACACCAACGAATTCAACCCCTACCGCGCCGACGCCCCGGCGGTGACGAAGTGA
- a CDS encoding ROK family transcriptional regulator: MTSRVDGPHRTDARGARRSASASAVLRAILDDGPIARSTIARRTGLSAAAVTGHTADLVGRGLLRELPEAEPRRSVGRPHVPVDLDTGRHVAGALHLAVHHATVALLDVRGKVLVQHEEPHDGLAAEDLLARAAEILDDLLLGHAPDREPLGLGVATGGWVDRESGTVVDHPLLDWKNVPVRDLLAESTGLAVEVDGHARALVHAERLFGHPKARESVVQLFTGNVVDAAFATGALVHHGPRSAAGAVAHLPVDDSAEPCRCGRTGCLEATVSEATLARKAAESGMLTRPDFPELLALANAGDSAAVRMFHDRARLIGQAAALLLDVLNPAVLVVVDRSVAQVSGCLPAIRDEVRERSRGCTDPAETVVPTSFPGTELATAGGAVLLDVLYDDPLGPLLTRLSRAS, encoded by the coding sequence ATGACCTCCCGGGTCGACGGTCCACACCGGACGGACGCACGCGGCGCCCGGCGGAGTGCCAGCGCGAGCGCCGTCCTGCGGGCGATCCTCGACGACGGCCCGATCGCGCGCAGCACCATCGCGCGGCGGACCGGGCTCTCCGCGGCGGCCGTCACCGGGCACACTGCCGACCTCGTGGGGCGAGGACTCCTGCGCGAACTCCCCGAAGCCGAGCCGCGCCGGAGCGTCGGGCGGCCGCACGTGCCGGTCGACCTCGACACCGGGCGGCACGTCGCCGGCGCGCTGCACCTCGCCGTGCACCACGCCACCGTCGCGCTGCTCGACGTGCGCGGGAAGGTCCTGGTGCAGCACGAAGAACCGCACGACGGCCTGGCCGCCGAAGACCTGCTCGCCCGGGCCGCCGAGATCCTCGACGACCTGCTGCTCGGGCACGCCCCGGACCGCGAGCCGCTCGGCCTCGGCGTCGCCACCGGCGGCTGGGTCGACCGCGAATCCGGCACCGTGGTCGACCATCCCCTGCTGGACTGGAAGAACGTGCCGGTGCGCGACCTGCTCGCCGAGAGCACCGGGCTGGCCGTCGAGGTCGACGGGCACGCGCGGGCCCTCGTCCACGCCGAGCGCCTCTTCGGCCACCCGAAGGCGCGCGAGAGCGTCGTGCAGTTGTTCACCGGCAACGTCGTCGACGCCGCGTTCGCCACCGGCGCCCTCGTGCACCACGGTCCGCGCTCGGCCGCGGGCGCCGTCGCGCACCTGCCCGTCGACGACAGCGCCGAACCGTGCCGCTGCGGGCGCACCGGCTGTCTCGAAGCCACCGTTTCGGAAGCGACGCTCGCGCGCAAAGCGGCGGAAAGCGGAATGCTCACGCGCCCGGATTTCCCAGAACTGCTGGCGCTCGCCAACGCGGGCGATTCCGCGGCGGTGCGGATGTTCCACGACCGCGCCCGGCTCATCGGGCAGGCCGCGGCGTTGCTGCTCGACGTGCTGAACCCGGCGGTGCTCGTGGTGGTCGACCGGAGTGTAGCCCAGGTCTCCGGCTGCCTTCCCGCCATCCGGGACGAAGTCCGCGAGCGGTCCCGCGGGTGCACCGATCCGGCGGAAACCGTTGTGCCGACGAGCTTCCCGGGCACCGAGCTGGCGACGGCCGGTGGCGCGGTGCTGCTCGACGTCCTCTACGACGACCCGCTCGGTCCGCTGCTCACCCGGTTGTCGCGCGCCTCGTGA
- a CDS encoding ArsR/SmtB family transcription factor, protein MARAATTADTFNAVAEPRRRQILDVLMAGERSVGDLVDQLGLAQPQVSKHLRVLREVGAVDVRGDGRQRLYRLNGPALKPIHDWVKRYERTWSERFEVLDGVLGELKEQEH, encoded by the coding sequence GTGGCACGAGCAGCGACAACGGCCGACACCTTCAACGCCGTCGCCGAACCCCGGCGGCGGCAGATCCTCGACGTCCTGATGGCCGGCGAACGGTCCGTCGGCGACCTCGTCGACCAGCTCGGCCTCGCGCAGCCGCAGGTGTCCAAGCACCTGCGCGTCCTGCGGGAGGTCGGGGCCGTCGACGTCCGCGGGGACGGACGGCAGCGGCTCTACCGGCTCAACGGCCCGGCGCTGAAGCCCATCCACGACTGGGTCAAGCGCTACGAACGGACGTGGTCGGAACGCTTCGAGGTGCTGGACGGCGTCCTCGGAGAACTCAAGGAACAGGAGCATTGA
- a CDS encoding SRPBCC family protein, translated as MEITTPADDRILITREFDAPRHLVYRAWTTPELVKRWWAGHRGTTTKVEMDLRPGGRWRYVLETNDGAEVGFHGEYREIVPEEKIVYTEVFEMPGVDLDSVDGPLTTATFTALGDRTRLELLTETGSRELRDTILESGMEVGVREQLALIEELANSLR; from the coding sequence GTGGAGATCACGACCCCGGCCGACGACCGGATCCTCATCACGCGCGAGTTCGACGCGCCTCGGCATCTGGTCTACCGCGCGTGGACCACGCCGGAGCTGGTGAAGCGCTGGTGGGCCGGCCACCGCGGGACGACCACGAAGGTCGAGATGGACCTGCGGCCCGGCGGCCGCTGGCGCTACGTGCTGGAGACGAACGACGGGGCCGAGGTCGGCTTCCACGGCGAGTACCGGGAGATCGTGCCGGAGGAGAAGATCGTCTACACCGAGGTCTTCGAGATGCCGGGCGTCGACCTCGATTCGGTGGACGGGCCGCTCACCACCGCCACCTTCACCGCGCTCGGGGACCGGACGCGCCTCGAGCTGCTGACCGAGACCGGCAGCAGGGAACTGCGGGACACGATCCTCGAGTCCGGCATGGAGGTCGGCGTCCGGGAGCAGCTGGCCCTCATCGAGGAGCTGGCGAACTCCCTGCGTTAG
- a CDS encoding helix-turn-helix transcriptional regulator — MLQTSARLLRLLSLLETRRDWTGADLAERLGVTARTVRADVGKLRDLGYPVEAAPGVQGGYRLGAGAQLPPLLLDDDEAVAVAVGLRTATGVAGIGETSVRALAKLEQVLPSRLRHRVHALQAATVAVPATGPTVDADVLTAIASAIRAGERLRFDYTGHDRTPSRRDVEPHRLVSLSRRWYLVAWDPARDDWRTFRVDRMTPKVPNGPRFAPREPPEGDVAQFVQRSVGAATWRYHAKVRLHASAEYVRARLPIAVEVTPEGPDRCITEVGSDSAAMLSLYLGFLEADFEVLDAPELAAELAKTGERFLRAANAGSSPAPR, encoded by the coding sequence ATGTTGCAGACCTCCGCCCGCCTGCTCCGGCTGCTCTCGCTGCTCGAAACGCGGCGCGACTGGACCGGCGCCGACCTCGCCGAGCGGCTCGGGGTCACCGCGCGCACCGTCCGCGCCGACGTCGGCAAGCTGCGCGACCTCGGCTACCCGGTCGAGGCCGCCCCCGGCGTCCAGGGCGGCTACCGGCTCGGCGCGGGCGCGCAGCTGCCCCCGCTGCTGCTGGACGACGACGAGGCGGTGGCCGTCGCGGTCGGGCTGCGGACGGCCACCGGCGTCGCCGGGATCGGCGAGACGTCGGTGCGCGCGCTCGCGAAGCTGGAGCAGGTGCTCCCGTCGCGGCTGCGGCATCGGGTGCACGCGCTGCAGGCCGCGACGGTCGCCGTGCCGGCCACCGGCCCGACGGTCGACGCCGACGTCCTGACGGCGATCGCCTCAGCCATCCGGGCCGGCGAGCGGCTGCGGTTCGACTACACCGGCCACGACCGCACGCCGAGCCGCCGCGACGTCGAGCCGCACCGGCTGGTCAGCCTGAGCCGCCGCTGGTATCTCGTCGCGTGGGACCCCGCGCGGGACGACTGGCGTACCTTCCGCGTCGACCGGATGACACCGAAGGTGCCGAACGGGCCGCGCTTCGCCCCGCGCGAGCCCCCGGAGGGTGACGTCGCGCAGTTCGTCCAGCGCAGCGTCGGCGCGGCGACCTGGCGCTACCACGCGAAGGTGCGCCTGCACGCGTCCGCCGAGTACGTCCGGGCCCGGCTGCCGATCGCGGTCGAGGTGACGCCCGAAGGCCCGGACCGCTGCATCACGGAAGTGGGCTCGGACAGCGCGGCCATGCTCTCGCTCTACCTCGGATTCCTCGAAGCCGACTTCGAAGTGCTCGACGCGCCGGAGCTGGCCGCCGAGCTGGCCAAGACGGGCGAACGGTTTCTGCGCGCGGCTAACGCAGGGAGTTCGCCAGCTCCTCGATGA